The following proteins are encoded in a genomic region of Enterocloster clostridioformis:
- a CDS encoding IS630 family transposase has product MPKSATPIFLSNDDKSYLKSILQKGTVEARVHRRAKILLLKSDGMADEAIAGKLDISRPTVKLCLKKYMESGVKAAMEDSKGRGRRIEITDDAKAWVINIACQKPSAFGLPAELWYPLSLTRYINSVAEQEGYPRMATASEFSIRKILRKAMLNPHKVTYYCEKRDPDFEKKMHDVLVIYKQVELRFDENGSLIPFAGDEEPVHTLSYDEKPGIQAIATTTGDRPPAASTEKMSTVQRDYEYKRLGTLSLLAAIDLLTGEAIPLVSNTHKSSDFVTFLKILDEKYPKGDKIRLILDNHSAHTSRETQEYLNTVPGRFEFVFTPTHGSWLNMVEGFFSKMTRQMLSGIRVGSKEELKERILKYFEEINEVPVPYKWKYRLDTIDLSEEDVGTIVYEVVNAKAASPENQGKRAPKARTRKPRNQITTNA; this is encoded by the coding sequence ATGCCAAAGAGTGCTACGCCTATTTTTCTTTCCAATGATGATAAGTCATATTTAAAGTCCATTCTACAGAAGGGGACTGTTGAAGCCAGAGTCCACAGGAGAGCCAAAATCCTCTTATTAAAATCAGATGGCATGGCAGATGAAGCCATTGCTGGCAAACTCGATATTTCGAGACCGACGGTAAAGCTCTGCCTGAAAAAATATATGGAATCAGGCGTAAAAGCTGCCATGGAAGACAGTAAAGGCCGTGGCCGCAGGATTGAAATTACCGATGATGCAAAGGCATGGGTAATCAATATTGCCTGCCAAAAGCCTTCCGCATTCGGCCTCCCGGCAGAGTTATGGTATCCATTGAGCCTTACCCGCTACATCAATTCCGTTGCTGAACAGGAAGGATATCCCCGTATGGCGACAGCATCTGAGTTTTCTATCCGGAAGATACTTAGGAAAGCAATGCTTAATCCCCATAAGGTCACCTATTATTGTGAAAAACGGGATCCTGACTTTGAAAAGAAGATGCATGATGTGCTGGTCATTTACAAACAGGTTGAACTCCGCTTTGATGAAAATGGAAGTTTGATTCCGTTTGCCGGTGATGAAGAGCCGGTACATACATTATCCTATGATGAAAAGCCCGGGATCCAAGCGATTGCCACCACAACCGGGGACAGGCCCCCGGCTGCCAGTACGGAAAAAATGTCCACCGTACAGCGTGATTATGAGTATAAACGTCTGGGGACGCTCTCCCTATTGGCAGCGATTGACCTGCTGACCGGGGAAGCTATCCCACTGGTAAGCAATACTCATAAAAGCAGCGATTTTGTAACATTCCTTAAAATATTGGATGAGAAATACCCAAAAGGGGACAAAATACGGCTTATACTGGATAACCACTCCGCCCATACATCCAGGGAGACACAGGAATATCTGAATACAGTTCCTGGAAGGTTTGAATTTGTGTTCACACCCACACATGGCTCCTGGCTGAATATGGTGGAAGGCTTTTTCAGCAAAATGACCCGCCAGATGTTGTCCGGGATTCGTGTAGGCTCGAAAGAGGAACTAAAGGAACGGATTTTGAAATACTTTGAAGAAATCAATGAGGTTCCCGTCCCCTACAAATGGAAATACCGCTTGGACACGATTGATCTTTCGGAAGAGGATGTGGGCACAATCGTCTATGAAGTTGTAAATGCGAAAGCAGCAAGTCCTGAAAACCAAGGGAAACGTGCGCCCAAAGCACGGACACGTAAGCCAAGAAATCAGATTACTACCAATGCTTAA
- a CDS encoding transposase — protein sequence MCQPFFKNEVDLHPRRIRYWLHSSEKTEAPESFARKVNEICGLYQSAQEQSREGAHIVSTDEMTGVQALEHKYPDKLPLPGQCAKMEFEYIRHGTTSLIGFFDVATGRMEMPYLNSTRTEEDFVEAVKALAGTDPQAPWTFICDGLNTHKSEALVRYVAEACAPGVELGKKGKTGILKSMESRADFLHDPSHRIRFVYTPIHSSWMNQIEIWFGIINRKLLKRKSCLSIEELEASILRFVEQYNLTAHPFKWTYAGIPLVI from the coding sequence ATCTGTCAGCCGTTTTTTAAAAATGAGGTAGATTTACATCCCCGCAGAATCCGTTACTGGCTTCATTCTTCGGAAAAGACGGAAGCCCCGGAATCTTTTGCGCGGAAAGTAAACGAAATCTGCGGCCTGTACCAGAGTGCCCAGGAACAAAGCCGGGAAGGTGCACACATTGTTTCCACTGATGAAATGACCGGGGTACAGGCGCTGGAACATAAATATCCTGACAAGCTCCCATTACCCGGCCAGTGCGCCAAAATGGAGTTTGAGTATATCCGCCATGGCACGACCAGCCTCATCGGGTTCTTTGATGTTGCAACGGGCCGTATGGAAATGCCGTATTTAAACTCCACACGCACAGAAGAGGATTTTGTGGAAGCCGTGAAAGCATTGGCAGGGACAGACCCGCAAGCCCCATGGACATTTATATGCGATGGCCTAAACACCCATAAGTCGGAAGCCCTTGTCCGCTATGTGGCAGAAGCCTGTGCCCCTGGCGTGGAACTGGGCAAAAAAGGGAAAACAGGGATCCTTAAAAGTATGGAAAGCCGAGCGGATTTCCTGCATGACCCTTCCCACCGGATCCGCTTTGTCTATACTCCGATACACAGTTCCTGGATGAACCAGATTGAGATATGGTTTGGCATCATTAACCGGAAGCTGCTGAAGCGGAAAAGCTGCCTATCAATAGAAGAACTGGAAGCAAGCATCCTGCGCTTTGTTGAACAATACAATCTTACAGCACACCCATTTAAGTGGACATATGCCGGGATACCATTAGTAATTTAA
- a CDS encoding helix-turn-helix domain-containing protein yields MRRKTIDTIPVLSDAMKNILSAFSKSRSLPSGLVKRASIVLPASQGELNQNIAPQAGLHYNNAAAWRSRFLAALPALRRIEMDAPEKLEDEIRAVLSDKKRPGAPSVFTPDQIMRIIDLACSNPNDFGYEVSQWSLPLLVAEIKKQGIAEQISEKSVSRFLKMR; encoded by the coding sequence ATGCGAAGGAAAACAATTGATACTATCCCGGTTTTATCTGATGCCATGAAAAACATATTATCTGCTTTTTCAAAAAGCCGCTCCCTTCCGTCAGGACTGGTCAAAAGAGCCAGCATTGTCCTGCCTGCGTCACAGGGGGAACTCAACCAGAATATTGCGCCACAGGCCGGGCTTCATTATAATAATGCTGCCGCCTGGCGCAGTCGGTTCCTCGCGGCGCTCCCAGCCTTGCGGAGGATTGAAATGGACGCCCCGGAAAAGCTTGAAGATGAGATACGGGCAGTCCTGTCCGATAAAAAACGCCCCGGTGCCCCGTCTGTTTTTACGCCGGACCAGATCATGCGGATCATCGACCTTGCCTGCAGCAACCCAAATGATTTTGGGTACGAAGTAAGCCAGTGGAGCCTCCCGCTGTTAGTGGCAGAAATTAAAAAGCAGGGGATCGCTGAACAGATTTCTGAGAAATCTGTCAGCCGTTTTTTAAAAATGAGGTAG
- a CDS encoding phospho-sugar mutase, which yields MKTETILDEYRRGIDFAVEDADITEELNCIADDWEKIEDAFYRSLEFGTGGLRGVIGAGTNRMNIYTVAKASQGLANYMKKQGGVTGIAISYDSRIKSELFARIASEVFAGNGIQVYLFDELRPTPCLSFAVRQLKCSAGIMITASHNPAKYNGYKVYGADGCQITTKVASEILVEVENVDLFEGICRSGFDEAVAAGYISFIVPEIIDAFIDAVKAQSVLGPNDLIDKEVSIVYTPLNGTGLKPVLRTLQESGFTNITVVKEQEQPNGNFPTCPYPNPEIHEAMALGIEYASRYDADLLLATDPDCDRVGIAVKDENGEYVLLSGNETGMLLFDYICSRRIANGMMPKNPLLVKTIVTTDMAERIASHYGVETKNMLTGFKFIGEQIGVLEAKGQCERFIFGFEESYGYLSGSYVRDKDAVNGAFLICEMFSYYKTKGIGLWEKLQELYMTYGYCLNTQHSYAFEGVVGFQKMKEIMALLREGVDDIGGRRVLEILDYSKGVDGLPKSDVLKFLLEKYCSVIVRPSGTEPKMKVYMSVCADDINEASRIEGEMQESIEKFFSD from the coding sequence ATGAAAACAGAGACAATTTTGGATGAATACCGTCGCGGGATAGACTTTGCAGTGGAAGATGCTGATATTACAGAAGAACTAAACTGCATTGCCGACGACTGGGAAAAGATTGAAGATGCATTTTATCGCAGTCTGGAGTTTGGGACTGGTGGTCTAAGGGGGGTAATTGGAGCGGGAACCAACCGAATGAATATATATACAGTGGCAAAAGCATCTCAGGGATTGGCCAACTATATGAAAAAGCAAGGGGGTGTCACCGGAATTGCGATTAGTTATGATTCCCGAATTAAGTCGGAGTTGTTTGCAAGGATTGCTTCTGAGGTATTTGCAGGGAATGGCATTCAAGTATATTTGTTCGATGAGTTGAGGCCAACTCCTTGTTTATCATTTGCAGTGAGACAGTTAAAATGTTCGGCTGGTATTATGATAACAGCATCTCATAACCCGGCAAAGTATAATGGATATAAAGTATATGGAGCTGATGGATGTCAGATTACTACAAAGGTTGCAAGTGAAATTTTAGTTGAAGTCGAAAATGTTGATTTGTTTGAGGGGATATGTAGGTCTGGCTTTGATGAGGCGGTAGCGGCAGGGTATATTAGCTTTATTGTTCCGGAAATTATAGATGCATTTATTGATGCGGTAAAGGCTCAAAGTGTACTGGGACCAAATGATTTGATAGACAAGGAGGTGTCTATTGTCTATACTCCATTAAATGGTACAGGGCTTAAGCCAGTTCTTCGGACGTTGCAGGAAAGCGGTTTTACTAATATTACGGTGGTGAAAGAGCAGGAACAGCCGAATGGGAATTTCCCTACTTGTCCATATCCAAATCCAGAGATACACGAGGCTATGGCACTGGGAATTGAGTATGCAAGTAGATATGATGCAGACCTTCTGCTTGCAACAGATCCGGATTGTGACCGCGTAGGTATTGCTGTTAAAGACGAAAATGGGGAGTATGTGCTGCTGAGTGGAAATGAGACAGGAATGTTGTTGTTTGATTATATTTGCAGTAGAAGAATTGCCAATGGGATGATGCCGAAGAATCCGCTTCTGGTAAAGACAATAGTAACAACTGATATGGCGGAAAGAATCGCATCACATTATGGTGTAGAAACGAAAAATATGCTGACTGGTTTTAAATTTATCGGCGAGCAAATTGGGGTGTTGGAAGCAAAAGGGCAGTGCGAACGGTTTATCTTTGGATTTGAAGAGAGCTATGGATACTTAAGCGGTTCCTATGTGAGGGATAAGGATGCAGTAAACGGGGCATTTTTAATATGTGAAATGTTTTCTTATTATAAAACGAAAGGTATTGGGTTGTGGGAAAAATTGCAGGAATTATATATGACATATGGATACTGTCTAAATACGCAGCACTCTTATGCCTTTGAAGGCGTCGTTGGTTTTCAAAAGATGAAGGAAATTATGGCGTTACTACGGGAAGGCGTGGATGACATTGGTGGAAGGAGGGTCTTAGAAATTTTGGACTACTCAAAGGGTGTAGATGGATTGCCAAAGTCAGATGTATTAAAGTTTCTATTAGAAAAGTATTGCTCGGTTATAGTACGTCCATCAGGAACGGAGCCTAAAATGAAAGTGTACATGTCGGTATGCGCAGATGATATAAATGAAGCTTCGAGGATAGAAGGTGAAATGCAGGAGAGTATAGAGAAGTTTTTCAGTGATTAA
- a CDS encoding O-antigen ligase family protein: protein MNEKNGLIVSWKRSNEIIASIYIVAILAIFPLVFHDYYYDILSVKYMFYYGSVIALVVLILITALIYMHVDARDYQWENTRYVIKQFRKKALNIADWAMIIFMVAVTISTFQSDYFYESFWGNEGRYTGMFLILLYFVSFFIITRCLKFKRWYLDIFLAAGMIACIIGIFQFFKMDPIGFKVGLSWDDYRIFASTIGNINTYTSYIALISGMSVVLFVNENTFYRKVWYTFCVVISLFALITGISDNAYLALIALFGLLPLYLFNGIGGIKKYLLLLALLFSEFQLIDVIISSVPEHVLEINGLFNIVVGYDKFQYVVAGLWAATALIHILETKLFKESCVQKKSNLGRWIWLILIIVGIFCVGYILYDANIKGNGDQYGSLKTYLVINDDWGTRRGYIWRIGIESYRKFPLIHKIFGYGPDTFGIITVNNYYEEMASRFFEKFDSAHNEYLQYFITIGFVGLIAYLSLLFTSIMEMFNASSKNSFLIPISFSIICYAAQAVVNISVPIVAPIMFTLLMIGVAAARETVDMRDKI, encoded by the coding sequence ATGAATGAAAAAAACGGTTTAATCGTATCGTGGAAACGATCCAATGAAATTATAGCGAGCATTTATATAGTCGCAATACTGGCAATTTTTCCTTTGGTTTTTCATGATTATTATTATGATATATTAAGCGTGAAATACATGTTTTATTATGGTTCAGTGATTGCATTAGTGGTGCTCATCTTAATAACAGCGCTTATATATATGCATGTTGATGCCAGAGATTACCAGTGGGAGAACACTCGGTATGTAATTAAGCAGTTCAGAAAGAAGGCTTTGAATATAGCAGATTGGGCAATGATTATATTCATGGTTGCAGTCACAATATCAACTTTTCAATCCGATTATTTTTATGAATCTTTTTGGGGAAATGAAGGTAGATATACAGGAATGTTTTTAATTCTTTTATATTTTGTGAGCTTTTTTATCATTACCAGATGCTTAAAGTTTAAAAGATGGTATTTGGATATATTTTTGGCTGCAGGAATGATAGCATGTATTATTGGAATATTTCAGTTTTTTAAAATGGACCCGATTGGATTTAAGGTGGGACTTTCATGGGATGATTACAGGATTTTTGCTTCTACGATTGGAAATATTAATACCTACACATCATATATAGCACTTATTTCTGGTATGAGTGTGGTCCTTTTTGTTAATGAAAATACCTTTTATCGAAAAGTATGGTATACTTTTTGCGTTGTTATATCATTGTTTGCATTAATTACAGGAATCAGCGATAATGCGTATCTGGCATTGATTGCTTTATTCGGACTGTTGCCCTTATACCTATTCAATGGTATAGGTGGTATTAAAAAGTATTTACTTCTTCTAGCGCTTTTATTTTCTGAATTTCAGCTAATTGATGTCATTATTAGCAGCGTACCAGAGCATGTTTTGGAAATTAATGGTTTGTTTAATATAGTTGTAGGTTATGATAAGTTTCAATATGTAGTAGCAGGACTATGGGCAGCAACAGCGTTGATTCATATATTAGAAACCAAGTTATTTAAAGAAAGTTGCGTACAGAAAAAAAGTAATTTAGGAAGATGGATTTGGCTGATTCTTATAATAGTAGGAATATTCTGTGTGGGCTATATATTGTATGATGCAAACATTAAAGGAAATGGTGACCAATATGGTTCTTTAAAAACTTATCTTGTTATTAATGATGATTGGGGTACCCGACGAGGATATATTTGGAGAATTGGAATAGAGAGTTACCGTAAGTTTCCATTGATTCATAAGATTTTTGGCTATGGTCCAGATACATTTGGAATTATTACTGTAAATAATTATTATGAGGAGATGGCCAGCAGATTTTTTGAAAAGTTTGATAGCGCTCACAATGAGTATTTACAATACTTTATAACAATAGGTTTTGTGGGTTTAATTGCATATCTATCCCTGCTATTTACTTCAATAATGGAAATGTTTAATGCATCTTCAAAGAATTCATTTCTTATACCTATTTCATTTTCGATTATATGCTATGCTGCACAGGCAGTTGTTAATATAAGCGTTCCGATTGTTGCTCCAATTATGTTTACACTGCTGATGATTGGAGTGGCCGCTGCGCGGGAAACGGTAGATATGAGAGATAAGATATAA